Within Calliopsis andreniformis isolate RMS-2024a chromosome 4, iyCalAndr_principal, whole genome shotgun sequence, the genomic segment TTCCCTCCTTATACCATTTTTCAAGTAACGGACGATTTAATGATCTCCGACATTGGGGTATGAATACTTTCACAGAATGACCTCTCCGTTTAAAATAATCTATTACTATCATTAATCCTTCCTCTGAGAAtaatttatgatttttgtgTCTAAAAAATGGATGagcaattttttaatataaacatTTATAGATTATAaggaaatataaatattaaaaaagtaaATTTATCATACGCCATAGCTATGTTATTGCCATCAATAATTATCTCTCTTAATCTCTTAGCTGGTTCAGCTTTGCTATGGGAATCATATGTACTAGCTGCTAATGCTCTCCTATTGGATGAATCTAATGCATGTTGCGCTAATTGTTGTTTAAATATAGCAAAACTCGATTTTGGCTTTTCCATTACTATGTCTTTACTTATGTCTTGAGCTTTAGGTAATACTAATCCAGGTTTGTTGAAAAATAGATCTGAATCATCTTTATCAAAATTCTCTTGAgaatattttgcatatttttcTGTTTGTGTTTTTTCATTAGACAAACAAGTAAGATTTTGTATATTTGGCCTACAATCTATCATAAAAACTCTATCATTTTTCTCAGAGGAAACATTTTCTTCAGTCACCTTTCCTTTACTCTGGTTTATTTCTTGGTTTTCATTAGACTGATTTCCAGTTATTTTTcctttacttttatttttttttgacTGATTTCCAGTCACTTTTTCTGTAGGCTGTCCTTTACTAATATTTTTCTCTTTAAGATCATCTTTTAATCTCTTATCCTCAGATTGATCTATAGAGTTTCCCTCTATAGACTGATCTTTAGATGGTGAGCATACTTTTGTAGATGACCATACCACAAGAATATCATCTGATCCCTGATTGACAGAACCTGATGTTGCTGGAAAAATTTAGATTACATTAAAATATGAACCCAATATAGTTTTAGAACAGCTTCAAGCAAACATAACTCTTCACCTATATCCTCATCATCTACATCATCTATTTCAACTGTTGTGATATCTGCATCTTCTGTATCTGATATCAGAAGACAAGAAAGATCATTATCGGATGGTGTATCAAAATccagtttttttctttttcttggtTGTGTTTCTAATGCATCTCTTGTTCGTTGTATAGTATTATTTGAATTACGTAAGCTAAACTGTATAACTGGTTCTCCTTCACATTGTTGCTCCAAAGGCCTCTTTCtagatttttcattatttttgaatTTATTCTCATCTTCCTGCAGGCCTGATTCACTTTCATTGTCACTTAAAATAATTACACTGTCTTGGAAGGATTCTTCCTTTACCAAAGAAAAAGGATTCTGTTTGTTACTGGCAGCTCTTTGAGCATCACGCAGCAATTTTTTCTGTGCCTGTATTTGCTCCCATCTTCTAGTACTATAATTACAA encodes:
- the LOC143178036 gene encoding LOW QUALITY PROTEIN: uncharacterized protein LOC143178036 (The sequence of the model RefSeq protein was modified relative to this genomic sequence to represent the inferred CDS: inserted 1 base in 1 codon) produces the protein MKVNQACRKMRIXFKNNEKSRKRPLEQQCEGEPVIQFSLRNSNNTIQRTRDALETQPRKRKKLDFDTPSDNDLSCLLISDTEDADITTVEIDDVDDEDIATSGSVNQGSDDILVVWSSTKVCSPSKDQSIEGNSIDQSEDKRLKDDLKEKNISKGQPTEKVTGNQSKKNKSKGKITGNQSNENQEINQSKGKVTEENVSSEKNDRVFMIDCRPNIQNLTCLSNEKTQTEKYAKYSQENFDKDDSDLFFNKPGLVLPKAQDISKDIVMEKPKSSFAIFKQQLAQHALDSSNRRALAASTYDSHSKAEPAKRLREIIIDGNNIAMAHKNHKLFSEEGLMIVIDYFKRRGHSVKVFIPQCRRSLNRPLLEKWYKEGIVIFTPSRYIGGRWITSYDDRFILEYATMCGGIVISLDQFRDLYKEKPEWRDTIMNRLLPPTFVGDIVMFPEDPLGRNGPKLDEFLRY